The window GGCAAGTACGAGGTGGTGGAGATTCTCGGCAAGGGCGGCATGGGTGTGGTCTACAAGGCCACCGACCCCATGATCGAGCGCACCGTCGCCATCAAGATGATGACCGGTGGCTTTGCCGAGAACCCGGACCTGCTCAAGCGTTTCT of the Terriglobales bacterium genome contains:
- a CDS encoding protein kinase encodes the protein MAPPVQKVGKYEVVEILGKGGMGVVYKATDPMIERTVAIKMMTGGFAENPDLLKRFYREARATAMLQHPNIVIVYDLGEFEGNPYLVMEFL